Proteins found in one Paenibacillus dendritiformis genomic segment:
- a CDS encoding YuzB family protein — protein sequence MRPIIELCVNNVHQGTDQLMKRLAALPEVDVIEYGCLGNCGECFLFPYAYVNGEIVAAETAEQLYDVIMEQVREIQAWEQPDAD from the coding sequence ATGCGTCCGATCATTGAGTTATGCGTGAATAACGTGCATCAGGGAACGGACCAGTTGATGAAGCGGCTCGCCGCTCTTCCGGAGGTCGATGTGATCGAATACGGCTGCCTCGGCAACTGCGGAGAGTGCTTCCTGTTCCCATATGCGTATGTGAACGGGGAGATTGTGGCGGCGGAGACCGCGGAGCAATTATATGATGTGATTATGGAGCAAGTTAGGGAAATACAAGCATGGGAGCAGCCGGACGCCGATTGA
- a CDS encoding DUF2877 domain-containing protein: protein MQPSSDFCNTPQHTHCLKGEEMDAQLGALLAQRPKGRVHSIFENGINLAMGDSLIFVGTTKNGRLPFGIHMGQDSVSRLRRHVRLDDTVVAEGADTIRFLHPDGPLTLDLAQAVPFQYEIRSDRYHCFRDLFHVNEFMKTCLAWGVPTGLDVEWDRFLANEYRPDEPQYAVVRQAEQLLDGLLSGEVQAVEAPLRYFLGRGPGLTPSGDDFLVGVLAVHKLTGAFHPACVASLRHMVEREAITTDVSRAYLLHALQGRFSDKVTRVMNAMVREDMKDIENAAPLNANLEQMLQTGHSSGIDTAFGIASAIMALRR, encoded by the coding sequence ATGCAGCCAAGCTCGGACTTCTGTAACACGCCGCAGCATACGCATTGTCTCAAGGGAGAGGAGATGGACGCCCAGCTTGGGGCGCTCCTCGCCCAGAGGCCGAAGGGCCGCGTCCACAGCATCTTCGAGAACGGCATCAACCTGGCGATGGGAGACTCGTTGATTTTTGTCGGCACGACGAAGAACGGCAGGCTTCCGTTCGGCATCCATATGGGGCAGGACAGCGTCAGCAGGCTGCGCCGCCATGTCCGGCTCGATGACACCGTCGTGGCTGAAGGGGCGGACACGATTCGCTTTCTCCATCCAGACGGTCCGCTGACGCTTGATCTGGCGCAGGCCGTCCCATTCCAGTATGAGATCCGATCGGATCGGTATCACTGTTTTCGTGATTTATTTCACGTAAACGAATTTATGAAAACCTGCCTCGCCTGGGGCGTGCCGACCGGACTCGATGTGGAATGGGACCGCTTTCTCGCGAATGAATACCGGCCGGATGAACCGCAGTACGCTGTGGTGCGGCAGGCGGAGCAGCTGCTTGACGGCCTGTTGTCCGGCGAGGTTCAAGCGGTCGAGGCGCCTTTGCGCTATTTTCTTGGGCGAGGGCCGGGACTGACGCCGTCGGGAGATGACTTTCTCGTCGGCGTGCTGGCCGTTCATAAGCTAACCGGCGCCTTTCATCCCGCGTGTGTGGCCAGCTTGCGTCATATGGTGGAGAGAGAAGCCATCACGACGGACGTCAGCAGAGCCTATTTGCTTCATGCGCTGCAAGGCCGCTTCAGCGACAAGGTCACCCGGGTGATGAACGCGATGGTAAGGGAAGATATGAAAGATATAGAAAACGCAGCTCCGCTCAATGCCAATCTTGAGCAGATGCTTCAGACCGGACACAGCTCCGGGATCGATACGGCATTCGGGATCGCCAGTGCCATCATGGCCCTTAGGAGGTAG
- the mqnE gene encoding aminofutalosine synthase MqnE: MTTVIARHADTRMAEIVDKVERGERLTLEDGVYLYETDDLLTLGQLANLANLRKNGKKVYFIENMSLYFTNVCEAHCAFCNFRKDQGEEGSYTLSGQEMIDYVDQHIHPGVREFHIVGGHNPHVPFQYYVDSLRVLKEKYPQVTLKAYTAAEIDFFTRISGLSIEEVLRQLMDAGLESLTGGGAEILSDEYRKKMRVEKAGVDRYLEVHRTAHQLGMKTHTTMLYGAIESHEDRVRHMMSIRELQDETNGFQVFIPLSMQPKSPKASIKRRNSAYEDLKTIAISRLMLDNIQHIKAYFINIGTQLTQVALTFGASDVHGTLVKERISHAAGALTPEGLTRDELIWLVKGAGRIPVERDTFYNEVKVYE; this comes from the coding sequence ATGACAACGGTCATCGCCCGTCATGCGGATACCCGCATGGCCGAAATAGTGGACAAGGTCGAGCGTGGGGAACGCTTGACGCTGGAAGACGGTGTATATTTGTATGAGACGGACGACTTGTTGACCTTGGGTCAATTGGCGAATCTCGCGAATTTGCGCAAGAATGGGAAGAAAGTATATTTCATCGAGAATATGTCTCTCTATTTTACCAACGTCTGCGAAGCGCACTGCGCCTTCTGCAATTTCCGCAAGGATCAGGGAGAAGAAGGATCGTACACGCTGTCGGGGCAGGAAATGATCGATTATGTCGACCAGCACATTCATCCGGGTGTAAGGGAATTCCACATCGTGGGCGGCCATAACCCGCATGTGCCGTTCCAATACTATGTCGATTCCTTGCGCGTGCTGAAGGAGAAATATCCGCAAGTCACGCTCAAAGCGTATACGGCTGCCGAAATCGACTTCTTCACCCGCATCAGCGGCTTGAGCATCGAAGAAGTGCTGCGCCAGCTGATGGACGCCGGTCTGGAGTCGCTGACGGGGGGCGGCGCGGAGATTCTATCGGATGAATACCGCAAGAAGATGCGCGTGGAGAAGGCCGGCGTCGACCGGTATCTGGAGGTGCACCGCACGGCGCACCAGTTGGGCATGAAGACGCACACCACGATGCTCTACGGCGCGATCGAATCGCATGAGGATCGGGTGCGCCACATGATGAGTATTCGTGAATTGCAGGACGAGACGAACGGTTTCCAGGTATTCATACCACTCTCGATGCAGCCGAAGAGTCCGAAAGCAAGCATCAAGCGGCGCAACTCCGCGTACGAGGACTTGAAGACGATCGCGATCAGCCGTCTCATGCTGGACAATATTCAGCATATCAAGGCGTATTTCATCAACATCGGCACGCAGTTGACCCAGGTCGCCCTCACCTTCGGCGCCTCCGACGTGCACGGCACGCTCGTCAAGGAACGGATCAGCCATGCCGCAGGCGCGCTGACGCCGGAAGGATTGACGCGCGACGAACTGATCTGGCTCGTGAAGGGCGCAGGCCGGATTCCGGTAGAGCGCGACACCTTCTACAATGAAGTGAAGGTATACGAATAG
- a CDS encoding NAD(P)/FAD-dependent oxidoreductase has translation MKRYVILGGGYGGLAIIQRLLEGDLPSDVQLVLIDRMPYQGLKTEYYALAAGTVPDIDIRVSFPTDPRVQLHYGNVQAIDLDNRLIHFEHDDAMAYDYLAIGLGCTDKFHGIPGAEQFGCSIQSLSSTRQTYQRLNDVKPYGQVSIVGGGLSGVETAAELRESRPDLNIRILDRGGRVLSAFPEKLSRYVSEWFQEHDVELRSHVHVSRLDKGVIYNRTEDKEEEILSHATVWTAGIQPVEVVQALQVPKDPQGRVLLNAYHQIPDYPNVFVVGDCASLPFSPSAQAAGAQGEQIADVIKAIWKNETPHLGKIKLKGVLGSLGKKAGFGLLGKRTMVGYVPRVIKSGVLWMSKQHFG, from the coding sequence ATGAAACGATACGTCATATTAGGTGGCGGTTACGGAGGATTGGCCATTATTCAACGGTTGTTAGAAGGCGATCTGCCTTCTGACGTACAGCTTGTATTGATTGACCGCATGCCATACCAAGGATTGAAGACCGAGTACTACGCGCTGGCGGCCGGGACGGTTCCGGATATCGATATTCGCGTGTCCTTTCCGACCGATCCGCGCGTCCAGCTTCATTACGGCAATGTCCAAGCCATCGATTTGGACAATCGGCTCATTCATTTCGAGCATGATGATGCGATGGCATACGATTATTTGGCGATTGGCCTGGGCTGCACGGACAAGTTCCATGGCATCCCCGGCGCGGAGCAGTTCGGCTGCAGCATTCAATCGCTCTCCAGCACGAGACAGACCTATCAGCGCTTGAACGACGTAAAGCCATACGGGCAGGTCAGCATCGTCGGTGGCGGACTAAGCGGGGTCGAGACAGCGGCGGAATTGAGAGAGAGCCGTCCCGATCTGAACATCCGGATACTGGATCGGGGCGGACGGGTGCTGTCCGCCTTCCCGGAGAAGCTGTCCCGCTATGTGTCCGAATGGTTCCAGGAGCATGATGTGGAGCTCCGCTCGCATGTTCATGTCAGCCGCCTGGACAAGGGCGTCATCTATAACCGAACGGAGGACAAGGAAGAGGAGATTCTGTCTCACGCTACGGTATGGACCGCCGGCATACAGCCGGTAGAGGTCGTCCAGGCGCTTCAGGTGCCCAAAGATCCGCAAGGGCGCGTGCTGCTGAATGCGTACCATCAGATTCCGGATTATCCGAACGTATTCGTCGTGGGCGACTGCGCCAGCTTGCCGTTCTCCCCGAGCGCGCAAGCGGCCGGAGCCCAGGGAGAACAGATTGCCGATGTCATCAAGGCGATCTGGAAGAACGAGACGCCGCATCTGGGCAAAATCAAGCTCAAAGGCGTGCTCGGCTCCCTCGGCAAAAAGGCCGGCTTCGGCTTGCTCGGCAAGCGCACGATGGTCGGCTACGTTCCGCGCGTCATCAAGAGCGGCGTGCTGTGGATGTCCAAGCAGCATTTCGGATAA
- a CDS encoding DUF1116 domain-containing protein, which yields MKFNTIDEANQAVIDKISGGTPFLVDAVPAHTVIPELEGKTLLHAGPPIAYQDMTGPMQGSCVGAALFEGWAKDEAEARAMLERGDIRFMPCHHVKAVGPMGGITSGNMPVFVVKNRSEGNEAYCIMNEGIGKVLRFGAYSEEVITRLRWMRDVLGPTLSRALKATEEGLNLNVMIAKAITMGDEFHQRNIAASLVFLKEISPYIVSLDMDKQEMQSVIKFLADTDQFFLNIMMAASKAVMDGARTIEAGTVVTAMCRNGRDFGIRISGMGDEWFTAPVNTPQGLFFTGYSQEDANPDIGDSAITETFGVGGMAMIAAPGVTRFVGAGGFHDALATSNEMVEISIDQNPNFTVPTWNFRGICLGIDARKVVETGITPVINTGIAHKEPGVGQIGAGTVRPPVECFEKALEAYAAKLGLL from the coding sequence ATGAAATTTAATACTATTGATGAAGCCAACCAGGCGGTAATTGACAAGATTTCCGGCGGCACGCCGTTCCTCGTCGATGCCGTGCCGGCTCACACCGTTATTCCGGAACTGGAAGGCAAGACGCTGCTGCATGCAGGTCCGCCGATCGCCTACCAAGACATGACGGGACCGATGCAAGGCTCATGCGTAGGCGCCGCGTTATTCGAGGGCTGGGCGAAGGACGAGGCTGAGGCCCGCGCCATGCTGGAACGGGGCGACATCCGCTTCATGCCGTGCCACCATGTGAAGGCCGTCGGACCGATGGGAGGCATCACGTCCGGCAATATGCCGGTATTCGTCGTCAAGAACCGCTCCGAAGGCAATGAAGCGTACTGCATTATGAATGAAGGCATCGGCAAGGTGCTTCGCTTCGGCGCTTATTCGGAAGAGGTCATCACGCGCCTGAGATGGATGAGGGACGTGCTCGGCCCGACGCTGTCCCGCGCGTTGAAGGCGACGGAGGAAGGTCTGAATCTGAATGTCATGATCGCGAAGGCGATTACGATGGGGGACGAATTCCATCAGCGCAACATCGCCGCTTCGCTTGTCTTTTTGAAGGAAATCAGCCCTTATATCGTTAGTTTGGATATGGATAAGCAAGAGATGCAGAGCGTCATTAAATTTTTGGCGGATACGGATCAGTTCTTCTTGAACATCATGATGGCGGCGTCCAAGGCTGTCATGGACGGTGCGCGCACGATCGAAGCCGGCACGGTGGTCACTGCGATGTGCCGTAATGGACGCGACTTCGGCATCCGCATCAGCGGCATGGGCGACGAATGGTTCACCGCGCCGGTGAACACGCCGCAGGGACTGTTCTTCACGGGCTACTCGCAAGAGGATGCCAACCCGGACATCGGCGACAGCGCGATTACGGAGACGTTCGGCGTCGGGGGGATGGCGATGATTGCCGCTCCGGGCGTAACTCGCTTCGTCGGGGCCGGCGGATTCCACGATGCGCTGGCGACGAGCAACGAGATGGTCGAGATCTCGATCGACCAAAATCCGAACTTCACGGTTCCAACCTGGAACTTCCGCGGCATTTGCCTCGGCATCGATGCGAGAAAGGTCGTAGAAACGGGAATTACGCCTGTAATTAATACCGGGATCGCCCATAAGGAGCCAGGTGTGGGACAGATCGGCGCAGGCACGGTCCGTCCGCCTGTCGAATGCTTCGAGAAGGCGCTGGAAGCGTATGCAGCCAAGCTCGGACTTCTGTAA
- a CDS encoding carbohydrate ABC transporter permease — MRDNRMAGQRNRKLMHAGRLALAVIVTALLFFPVYWLIVSSLKTQQEMRLAVPTFWPHTFSWSNYAEAFRIIPYARFFGNTLLMSAGIVLLQLNVALLAAFAFAKGSFRGKEVLFFLVLAAMIVPDQVTFVPVYVMMSKLNWLDTFWALIIPHGASAYGIFLLRQAFKSVNNDVLEAARVDGGGRLTLLYRILLPMTMPTVVTLAVLQFISAWNSYFWPLIMTNSNDMRVLTVGISMLRDSIAGDEAMYFHIIMAASVMAIVPIVILFTFMQKHIVSAMANSTFK, encoded by the coding sequence ATGAGGGATAACCGCATGGCGGGCCAACGGAACAGGAAGCTGATGCATGCCGGCCGCCTTGCGCTTGCCGTCATCGTCACCGCTCTGCTGTTCTTCCCGGTCTATTGGCTCATTGTCAGCTCGCTGAAGACGCAGCAGGAGATGCGGCTTGCGGTGCCCACCTTCTGGCCGCATACCTTCTCCTGGAGCAACTATGCCGAGGCGTTCCGGATTATTCCTTATGCGCGCTTCTTCGGCAATACGCTTCTCATGTCCGCAGGCATCGTCTTGCTCCAATTGAATGTGGCGCTGCTGGCCGCGTTCGCGTTCGCCAAAGGCAGTTTTCGCGGCAAGGAAGTCTTGTTCTTCCTCGTGCTGGCGGCCATGATCGTGCCGGATCAGGTGACGTTCGTGCCCGTCTATGTCATGATGTCGAAGCTCAACTGGCTGGACACGTTCTGGGCGTTAATCATTCCGCACGGGGCGTCCGCGTATGGAATCTTCCTGCTCCGGCAAGCATTCAAATCGGTCAACAACGATGTGCTGGAAGCGGCGCGTGTGGACGGAGGAGGGCGGCTGACGCTGCTGTACCGGATATTGCTGCCGATGACGATGCCTACCGTCGTGACCTTGGCGGTGCTGCAATTCATCAGCGCCTGGAATTCTTATTTCTGGCCGCTCATCATGACCAATTCGAATGACATGCGCGTGCTTACCGTCGGCATCAGCATGCTGCGCGATTCGATTGCCGGCGATGAAGCGATGTACTTCCATATTATTATGGCCGCCAGCGTCATGGCGATTGTGCCCATCGTCATTCTGTTCACGTTCATGCAGAAGCATATCGTCTCCGCGATGGCCAACTCCACCTTCAAATAA
- a CDS encoding ABC transporter substrate-binding protein, with amino-acid sequence MDMKSWLRPLLAGALAISLTACSGGEGAGTTADVKEPPAGLKEDTTPVTIQYWHAHAEAQIEGLNAQITAFQKKYPHITVEPVYQGGYGDLHKKLQAAVAANDVPDVTNVEVASLPNFAEGGVFADLTPWIERDKVELDDFASGMLKAYAYQGKQYGFPLIVSTSVFIYNKTLLDELGVEPPQTWGEIDAFNAKVAKRDNGKTTRYAFSVPGWDTWYYDPWLINGGGRILSEDGSEAAVQTPESLRYVENFHRWLKEGVIHMGYGKGASDNMRQMFLGGEIAMVQHTSAMLKMYRENAGFEVGVSFLTGDQVRTSNIGGAGIVMMDGIKDDKKREAAWKFIQFMTSAEQNIAWAESVGYLPTRKSAIASEEGQAYFSRWPQYKAVFDHFDNVTPRLQHPAYPEFSEVYKEVIGEMILNGADPVPMMKDAAAKINDILAEHE; translated from the coding sequence ATGGATATGAAATCATGGCTGCGGCCGCTGCTGGCCGGCGCGCTCGCTATCAGCCTGACAGCGTGCTCCGGCGGAGAAGGAGCAGGGACCACGGCGGATGTAAAGGAGCCGCCTGCCGGCTTGAAGGAAGACACGACGCCGGTGACCATTCAATACTGGCATGCTCATGCCGAAGCCCAGATCGAAGGCTTGAATGCGCAGATAACGGCGTTTCAGAAGAAATATCCGCATATTACGGTCGAACCCGTCTATCAGGGAGGATATGGGGATCTACATAAAAAATTGCAGGCGGCGGTCGCGGCCAATGACGTGCCGGACGTGACCAACGTGGAGGTCGCTTCGCTTCCGAACTTCGCCGAGGGCGGCGTGTTCGCCGATCTGACGCCATGGATCGAGCGTGACAAGGTGGAGCTGGACGACTTCGCTTCCGGGATGCTGAAGGCGTATGCCTACCAAGGGAAGCAGTACGGCTTCCCGCTTATCGTCAGCACGAGCGTATTCATCTATAACAAGACGCTGCTAGATGAGCTGGGCGTGGAGCCGCCGCAGACATGGGGCGAGATCGACGCCTTCAACGCGAAGGTCGCCAAGCGGGACAACGGCAAGACCACTCGTTATGCCTTCTCGGTGCCGGGCTGGGATACCTGGTATTATGATCCGTGGCTGATCAACGGCGGCGGCCGCATCCTGTCCGAAGACGGAAGCGAAGCCGCGGTGCAGACGCCGGAATCGCTCCGGTATGTGGAGAATTTCCACCGTTGGCTGAAGGAAGGCGTCATCCATATGGGCTACGGCAAAGGCGCCTCCGACAATATGCGCCAGATGTTCCTCGGCGGTGAGATCGCCATGGTGCAGCATACGTCGGCCATGCTGAAGATGTACCGCGAGAATGCCGGCTTCGAGGTCGGGGTGTCCTTCCTGACGGGAGATCAGGTGCGCACCTCGAATATCGGGGGCGCCGGCATCGTCATGATGGACGGCATCAAGGATGACAAGAAGAGGGAAGCCGCCTGGAAATTCATTCAGTTCATGACATCGGCCGAACAAAATATTGCTTGGGCGGAATCGGTCGGATATTTGCCGACGCGGAAGTCGGCCATCGCCTCGGAGGAAGGACAAGCTTACTTTTCCAGATGGCCGCAGTACAAAGCGGTGTTCGATCATTTCGATAATGTGACCCCGCGCCTGCAGCATCCCGCTTATCCGGAATTCAGCGAGGTGTACAAAGAAGTGATCGGCGAAATGATTTTGAACGGGGCGGATCCGGTGCCAATGATGAAGGATGCCGCAGCCAAAATCAATGACATCCTGGCGGAGCATGAGTGA
- a CDS encoding HesB/IscA family protein, producing the protein MITISDQAVEKIEEMMAQEENPALFLRIGVHAGGCSGFSYGMGLDDQESADDVHMTFGQVKVVVDKESIPFLNGLVIDYKESGMSGGFTIDNPNAIATCGCGASFRTALAQGKAEKCDD; encoded by the coding sequence ATGATTACAATCAGCGATCAAGCGGTTGAGAAAATAGAGGAAATGATGGCCCAGGAGGAGAATCCGGCTTTGTTCCTGCGCATCGGCGTGCATGCCGGCGGCTGCAGCGGCTTCTCTTACGGCATGGGGCTGGACGATCAGGAGAGCGCCGATGACGTGCATATGACCTTCGGCCAGGTGAAGGTCGTCGTCGACAAAGAGAGCATCCCTTTCTTGAACGGACTCGTTATTGACTATAAGGAGTCGGGAATGTCCGGCGGCTTCACGATCGACAACCCGAACGCCATCGCCACCTGCGGCTGCGGCGCGAGCTTCCGTACCGCCCTTGCTCAGGGCAAGGCGGAGAAGTGTGACGATTGA
- a CDS encoding NifU family protein — protein sequence MSEQTQNSTYDEVLEVLDKLRPFLQRDGGDVELVDVEDGIVKLRLMGACGSCPSSTITLKAGIERALVEEVEGITEVVQVF from the coding sequence ATGAGTGAACAAACACAGAACAGCACGTATGATGAAGTGCTGGAAGTGCTGGATAAACTGCGTCCGTTCCTGCAGCGTGACGGCGGGGATGTCGAATTGGTCGACGTCGAGGACGGTATTGTCAAATTGCGCCTGATGGGCGCATGCGGCAGCTGCCCAAGCTCCACCATTACCCTCAAAGCGGGTATTGAACGCGCATTGGTAGAAGAAGTGGAAGGCATTACGGAAGTCGTTCAAGTGTTCTAA
- the arcC gene encoding carbamate kinase: MSKRVVIAFGGNAILQPHQAATYENQLANVRSSSKKIADIVEAGYEVIITHGNGPQVGLILQQNEEAKEVVPPFPLDVCSAESQGFIGYMIDQCLKNELRKRGLPQQVVSVLTQTRVSPEDEAFLHPTKPIGVFYTEEEAKRLMQDKGWNMQEDAGRGWRRVVPSPQPQSIVEADTIMKLVASGAIVIGAGGGGIPVVQAEDGTIAGVEAVIDKDRSGLKLAQEANADIFMMVTDVKNVYIHYGKPEQKALGHITTEEAKQYVREGHFSSGSMGPKMEAALAFAELGKHAIICSLDDAALALQGTTGTHIS; encoded by the coding sequence ATGTCAAAACGAGTTGTGATCGCATTTGGGGGCAACGCCATCTTGCAGCCTCATCAAGCTGCAACCTATGAGAACCAGCTTGCCAATGTGCGCAGCAGCAGCAAGAAGATTGCCGATATCGTGGAAGCGGGCTACGAAGTCATCATTACGCACGGCAACGGCCCGCAGGTGGGATTGATTTTGCAGCAAAATGAAGAAGCGAAAGAGGTTGTTCCACCATTTCCATTGGACGTGTGCAGTGCGGAGTCTCAGGGCTTCATCGGATACATGATTGATCAATGCTTGAAAAACGAGCTGCGCAAGCGGGGGTTGCCGCAGCAGGTCGTCAGTGTGCTTACCCAGACGAGAGTATCACCGGAGGATGAAGCGTTCCTTCATCCAACGAAGCCGATCGGCGTCTTCTACACCGAGGAAGAAGCGAAGCGGCTGATGCAGGACAAAGGCTGGAACATGCAGGAAGATGCAGGCCGGGGGTGGAGACGCGTCGTGCCTTCGCCGCAGCCGCAATCGATTGTGGAGGCGGATACGATTATGAAGCTCGTCGCAAGCGGTGCCATTGTCATTGGCGCCGGCGGCGGAGGCATTCCGGTCGTGCAAGCCGAGGACGGCACGATTGCCGGGGTCGAAGCGGTGATTGACAAGGATCGCAGCGGTCTCAAATTGGCCCAGGAAGCGAACGCCGATATTTTTATGATGGTCACCGATGTGAAAAATGTCTATATTCATTACGGCAAGCCGGAGCAGAAGGCGCTGGGGCATATCACTACGGAAGAAGCCAAGCAATATGTCCGGGAAGGGCATTTCTCCAGCGGCAGCATGGGGCCGAAGATGGAGGCCGCCCTGGCATTTGCGGAACTTGGCAAGCACGCTATCATTTGCTCGCTTGACGATGCCGCTCTGGCTCTTCAAGGAACAACCGGAACGCATATTTCCTAA
- a CDS encoding carbohydrate ABC transporter permease, with the protein MGMRDETFTHSVPTGQEAAKAAPARLRRSRRQRRESWKDLSFALPALGFLAVFLYYPLLNSIYISMTNWNMTRPTQKFVGANNYVWLLNNEDFYHSLKVTLLYTVMDVAGTLGIGLLLALLFNVASSRLFGFMRGIVFMPHYISMVVAAMVFTWIYNGQYGLLNSLLNAFGFDSVGWLVDPSTALPALVAVSVWKGVGFAMILFIAGIRGIPMEYYEAAAIDGADRVRQFWHITLPLLSPMTLFLLITTFISSMQVFQSIDIMTNGGPLKATNAIVYWIYTMAFVEFKTGRAMALVMVMFVIILVLALLQWWASRKKVHYEG; encoded by the coding sequence ATGGGCATGCGGGATGAGACGTTCACCCATTCGGTACCAACAGGGCAGGAGGCGGCGAAGGCCGCCCCGGCTCGCTTGCGGCGGAGCCGAAGACAACGGCGGGAGAGCTGGAAGGACCTGTCCTTTGCGCTGCCGGCGCTCGGATTTCTGGCTGTGTTCCTGTATTACCCTCTGCTGAATTCTATCTATATCAGCATGACGAATTGGAACATGACGCGTCCAACGCAGAAATTCGTTGGCGCCAACAATTATGTATGGCTGTTGAACAATGAAGACTTCTATCATTCGCTCAAAGTGACCTTGCTCTACACGGTGATGGACGTCGCCGGCACGCTCGGCATCGGGCTGCTGCTTGCCCTGCTTTTCAATGTTGCGTCTTCACGTCTGTTCGGCTTCATGCGGGGCATTGTCTTCATGCCGCATTATATTTCGATGGTCGTCGCGGCGATGGTCTTCACATGGATTTACAACGGGCAGTACGGCTTGCTGAACAGTCTGTTGAATGCGTTCGGCTTCGACTCGGTCGGGTGGCTGGTCGATCCGTCCACGGCGCTGCCGGCGCTGGTCGCCGTCTCTGTCTGGAAGGGAGTCGGCTTCGCGATGATTCTGTTCATCGCGGGGATACGGGGCATCCCGATGGAGTACTATGAAGCGGCCGCCATCGATGGCGCGGACCGGGTGCGGCAGTTCTGGCATATTACGCTGCCGCTGCTGTCTCCGATGACGCTGTTCCTGCTGATTACAACGTTCATCTCGTCGATGCAGGTGTTCCAATCCATCGACATTATGACGAACGGGGGGCCGCTCAAGGCGACCAATGCGATCGTCTATTGGATTTACACGATGGCGTTCGTCGAGTTCAAGACGGGACGGGCGATGGCGCTCGTGATGGTGATGTTCGTCATTATTTTGGTGCTCGCCTTGCTGCAATGGTGGGCGAGCCGGAAGAAGGTGCATTATGAGGGATAA